One genomic segment of Rhizobium gallicum bv. gallicum R602sp includes these proteins:
- a CDS encoding biotin--[acetyl-CoA-carboxylase] ligase → MMFPVRRRISLGDFRHEALSETSSTNSECLARARAGDDGFLWVTAEKQTSGRGRRGRAWASERGNLYASLLLIDPAPMERLSSLPLAIAVAVHQAIRMVLPPGAAPLEVKWPNDILIGRRKTCGILVEGEKLADERYALVIGIGINVALMPDNPLYPVTCLRQEGSTAAPEELFAHLFASTAEVLDIWNEGRGVREITARWRDVACGIGEKITVNLPDRSISGQFAGIDDNGLLMLETGTGKMMQIAAGDVFFG, encoded by the coding sequence ATGATGTTTCCCGTGCGGCGCCGGATATCGCTCGGCGATTTCCGGCACGAGGCGCTGTCGGAAACATCCTCCACCAACAGCGAATGCCTTGCCCGTGCCAGGGCAGGGGACGATGGCTTCCTGTGGGTGACCGCGGAAAAGCAGACCAGTGGCCGCGGCCGCCGCGGCCGCGCGTGGGCTTCGGAACGGGGCAATCTCTACGCTTCCCTTCTCTTGATCGATCCGGCGCCGATGGAGCGCCTTTCGTCGCTTCCGCTGGCAATCGCCGTTGCCGTGCATCAGGCAATCCGCATGGTTCTGCCGCCTGGCGCAGCACCGCTCGAGGTGAAGTGGCCGAACGACATCCTGATCGGCCGCAGGAAGACCTGCGGAATCCTCGTCGAAGGTGAAAAACTTGCAGATGAGCGCTACGCGCTGGTGATCGGGATCGGCATCAACGTCGCCCTCATGCCCGACAATCCGCTCTACCCGGTGACCTGTCTGCGCCAAGAGGGAAGTACCGCCGCCCCCGAAGAACTCTTCGCCCATCTCTTCGCTTCGACGGCAGAGGTGCTCGATATTTGGAACGAAGGACGAGGCGTTCGCGAGATCACCGCCCGTTGGCGGGATGTCGCCTGCGGCATCGGCGAGAAGATCACGGTCAATCTGCCGGACCGCTCGATTTCCGGACAATTCGCCGGGATTGATGATAATGGCTTGTTGATGCTCGAAACCGGCACGGGCAAGATGATGCAGATTGCCGCCGGGGATGTATTTTTTGGATAG